The sequence below is a genomic window from Tubulanus polymorphus chromosome 1, tnTubPoly1.2, whole genome shotgun sequence.
tctaatCTAGATCTGTAGACTATACGTCACTGGTCAGTGGTGTGTCGGTGTGACGACTTTTGACATTTGTCATTTGAGAGTATCACTGACTGTATGGACGGTTCGGGTTGGACATGGAGCAAATAAACCGACTCAAAGATTATCTCGGTATTTTACTACTAAACTCATCGTGATATACTAATCAAATTAACAACATACCTACTTAATGCAGACAGAAAGCACCCTAAAATATGAGGAAAAAACAAAACtgcatttcaaaaatttgcCAGATTCCACGCGACCTTCGTACTTGACAACCAATCCCTAGTATATTGGATTTAACACCAACCTTTCTGAGCGTATGCACCAGTTCAGTTCGAATCCCGTTAACCACTTCAGCGTCTCATTAAATGGTCTTTTACCGCCTAGGAATCGTAACGCTTGCTCAAAACTTCGACGTGTAATTCTAAACGAGTTACTCCGATAGGTTTTTGGCCGAATAAACCGAAAGAATGGCACATGAAGCATCTGCAggatcaattatttcattttctgacgaaagattagaaaatgtaTTAGAATGTATGAAGACGAGTAAGTGTTTTTTTCAGAGACGGGTTAAGACTGATGTGTCCTCTCGTCCTCCTCGATCgactttttatttttcatcttagCTTATCCGTACGTGGAAAATTCCTTGTCTGAAAAATGcaaccagcaccagcagcaaccGATAAAAGATGATGTAGTTTGGTTCATGAAATGCGGTAAGAATTATTAAAGCGTAAGGTGAAATGTTACTGTGAGAAATCTGAAGGCGGTCTCCCTAGCTGCTGTAGAATCGTTTTAAAGTGTGCCCCGGGCGACGAGAGCGATTGATTTTTGACTTCAAAATGCATTTATTGACCGGTGATAGCATTTCCGAGAACCATTATTCGATATAATAAGATTGTGACTCCATGTGGTAGctctgatttgatttgaatgaagAGCAGTCTTCCTAAACCCTGGATCCACCCGGTGGTCCGTTTGAGGTACCCCTCTAGCTATTGCATCGATCaatattattgaattattttcagcaTGGAATACTGCTTTACATCTTGAGCGTAATCCTCGTatgatgtatgaattctatgagATCAGTAACAAATTTGGTACTCTGGTCGCCAAGCAAGATTTATCTAGCTTTCTGAGACAGAAAACAAACTTATTAATGTCAATAGCTGCCGGATTGAAAGTCATTAGAACTTCATCGAATACAGATAATGTAATTACAAGTCAAGGCAAACAGAAAAAACCGTCTAAATTGCACCAACTACAACATCGTTACTTTGAGTTTCAGCGATCAACTATGAcagcaattgaaaatgatatcgAATCTTGTAAACAGATCGATCTCAAAAtgagagaaaaaaagaaactttctAATTGTTCAGGTAGGATCACAGGTTCCTTCATTCCCTTGTGCAGCATGATTGTGGGGGTGAAAACGACTGCTCGGGACATTGCATCGTACATGTTATAATATATTGTCTGCCTTTGTGATTAATGTTCTGTAGATAAAGTTGAAATAGTGCTTcatctttatgaatttgagTTGAGATGTCGATCTCGCGATGTTCAAAAACTATCGGATATTATTGAACAAGTTCGTCAAAGATCATCAAACATCGATTCGAAAACGTACCTTATAATGGCAGGTAAAAAACGAAATTGTTGgatatttttaaattcattttgaaatcatgattatctGTTCATGATTAACCACGAATCAGGGGAAGTTTGAGTCGAGCCATGTACTGACCCTATTTTTGCCAAGATGTCATTTTCACAACATTGGCTTAAGAAAGTTAAtacaaatatttgtaaattgtcATTACTGTTGATTTAGTGCGTTAGAATCGCTTATGCTTAAGGAATGATCCACTTCCAAATTTCCCTCAGGGATCGAAACCCAACTGCCTACCATAGACTTCAATGTAATCATGCACCATTTACTCAATTCATATAACCATCAGCCTAGGAATTTCtgccccctcccctccccgcCCCTCGCATCTTATTCTTGGACCCATCCAAGCGAATTGTTTTATGTGGTAGGTCTTATTATGGAGAATGATACAACAGAGCTTCAGGAGACGTATAAACAAGTTCTCAATTTAGCCATCAATCATCTTAACATTGAGAAGGATTATAAAACGATTAGGTGAGGAGGGAAAATTCGCAGAAAACTTaatctttgtaaatatgaaatgtaaACGAGAATGTCGATAAGAGTTGTTTGTAATTTATATATTCGCACACGGCGCAGTAAAGCATATCGTAGTTTGGTACAATCGTATCTAACACAACACGATGATTTATGGAATGAAGTTACTCAAATCGTTGATTACATCGAGAATTTAAATCCAGCCGGTTTATACCCAGAAATAGAGATCGTTTGGTTAATGACGAAAATGTGGAATATTGGAATACATTACATCAGGCAAGTTATCATCAGTACAATGAATTCTATCTCTTCGCGGGACGTCAGGCCCACAGTCAAATTGGACCTCAATTTCGTAAAATACTAAATAttctacaaaatatatataaaatatattcaattgagTCTAATTAATACGAATCTTGTGAAATTGTCAGGTTTCGTCCAATTTTTCATTGGTATAATTATCTTAGTTTGAACATGCtagaaatcattgaaataaacgaGGTTCCCGGCGTCGAAATAATGTGAATAACGCCGTGTTTTATTGCAGTTGTTTGGAGATAAAGTCTGGTATTTCATGGTGTACACTGGCAATGCGATTCCTTCAACAACTCAATACACTGAAGAAAAACTATGAAGTTCAggtttttatgaaatttcgatttatttatttcaaaagtaaCTTTTGCACATTATTTACGTGATAAACATGTTGTGTTAATTTGTTTGTAGATGAATGATCATTTCACCGAGATACTCTGTATGGGTAACCCAAAGAAACATCAATAGATCTCAGTAATTCATTTTGCATACGACTAAAAAATGACAGCAGCGAATAAACCATTAGAGTTATTCGTAAAAATGCTATGAACAAATATTGCGTATATGTTAACaaatttttatacaatataAATAAGTAACTTACTCATACAACATTCATACATTATGTATACATTTGTATTATGTCTACAGTCCCAGTTTTATGGAATAAAAAGACATCGTTGCAAGTATGTACAAGAGGCACTGATCTGACTGAAGAGAAGACCCGCAATACGAagtaaaatgaatatcaaggatttttaaaacatttccCAAAACAGTTGAAACAAACAATTGAAAGAAAGGTCCAAAATCTCCTTTTAGATTTACTTCACATTGTGGCTTGTCCTAAGTTGAATTAGACAGTGCTTGTCTATTAGTCGAAGCCCTGTTTTTAAGTTCAAGTTTTCACCGGAACATCCTTCGCGTAATTTATCCAGAAACTACTCGGACATTTTgcttcctgaaaaaaaaacaacttataATATGTTATACAGTCACAAAAGAATTGAAAACTAACTGAACCAATGATAATTACTATAATTTTAGCTCCATTGATCATTGCATTGTATGTGAGATGTTGCGGCAAAACTTGTTCttctttttcatcaatttcatcaaattcacgTTCGctgtaaataaatcatcaacGCGTGTTGTTTACTACTCGTTTTGTTTTGAGAAAAGAATAAAGTTCATGTACAATCAATTCGCGattatttccaaaaattcaGATCAATGTTATTTAGGCGAAGGAACTGAACATCATCTTAACCGAAAAAATACAGACTGTAGTGAATTTATCTTTACCTGACTTGTTGTTTCATTGAACCGTTTGATGAACAAATTTCCGATTCTCTTTCCTCGAGTATCGTACGAATAGGATGCAGAGTTTCTAATCTATCAATCGATATTTCCTCTCGGATATCGTCCTGTCTTTGTTGAGATTTATTTGACAGTTTCTTAAAGGAAGTTTCATCAATCTGAAAAACATCGAGaaagaaaatacatttcaatcTTTCAGAAATTGTGTCCAAAAGTGATTTTTCTATGAGTCTTATTTACAATATCGCTTAGTTGTGGACCttccagaaacagaaacagatCATCCATTCCGTGTTTATCCACTATCCtacaaaaaaatatagaaattatttcCATTATACCAACTGATCATGATTATAAAAGACCAACGATATTGAAGATTGAGAATGATAGACATTTCGGGTGCTTCTAAAATCTTCAGATTAATTAGAAATGACTGGATACAGTTAATAGAATACCCAACACTTGGAGGAATGTAATGAACACAAACTACATTTTCTTTAATATACATGAGAGAccataaaaccaactgatcaTGCAGCATACACTGAGACACTAAtgaatagaatttgaaagtacCTTTGAGTTGATGCCGTATTAGTCAACGCTAATTGATACATTTTTCTCAAACGTTGCACAAACGTTTGGCGGTAGAATTCTCGctctttcatttcaaatttttcagcCTCCTACAAACAATGATTATTGATTACTATAAACTAGGGTTTAGAACGTGGAAGAGTTTTGAAAAGTTTTTGAGGGACCACAGGCTAAAACTTTGGGGGTTTTTGTAAGGCcctcaaaattgaattttataattTGAAGGGCTGTAGGAACCCTGATACTGCTCGGGTTTAGATcaaggaggaatattataccTACCTCAATAGGATCAGGAGGtggttttgataaatccatCGTAAAACAGTGAAGTTTCGGCATTTCaatctataaatatataaagataaatctaAAAAGATATCTTCTATTTTGTCAAATAATTCAGTTTAAGATACGGAATGCAATTTTACCTTTGGAAATATGAGATCCGCATCTAATTTAGTTGCAGATTTTGAAGATAGATTTAATGCAGAAATTCTGTTTTTGCCTCCTTTCGTCCTTCTCTGTACAGGAATCGCTGGTTTCTATCATCATAAGCATAAAccataataacaaaataaaacttGAATCACTGATAGCCGTTAATGAAATTATGTTTACCCTGTTTTTAGGAGGTGCTTGTTGCGTGACGGCCCAACCTGGCCTAGGACCTTCTTGACTTCCAGGACGAGACGATTCTTCTTCTAATAAGGAAAGCTGCCTCGATTGAGTAGATATCACAGGTTTATCCATCACTGGTGGCTCATTCCCTGAATCTATCaataaaattctaaataatttcatttgaataataaccattgatgaaacactgaGTTTGTGTTATGATGAcaaaaagaatgaaaataagtatCCAGAACATTTCCTTACACCAAAAACTTATTCAATGCTTTGACAActaaggaaacatttttgattCTTTCTATTTTAAGAGTGGGATTTTATGTTTACTCTGaataaatttataataaaagaattaatttgtTGGATTAGCAATCCATACCTTCCTCAGGTTCTTCCTCTCCATCGACATCTGATATAAATCTACCATGGTTTTCCCAAAATGCATCGGAATCTTCtgcgttttttatttttccagtTTTGTATAAATTTTCTTCCAATTTCACCATCTACATTGAATTCAATAGAAATATTCTTACCACACAAATATCGAGGCAACATTTCGGTTGCTTCTTAATCGTGCagcttttaaattcattaataaaGATAAGGGCAAATTTAGCTTTTCAGAGCAGTAGATTACTAAAAATTACCTGATAGTAATAAGATTTTGGAAGATCTCTCATGAAAGAATCATCGTGAATGAGTTTGTGTTTTAATCTCGGTAATCGCGATTTCGACCGTAATCGTGTAATTTGTAATCTATTCTCTGATTCGATAGAACGTTTTTTTATTTCCTGTCTCTGTTTGTTCACTTTATCCGTTAACATATCCATAtactgatgataataataatgtttcagctttttcaagTCATCATGAACTTGCAAATATTTCTGGAATcgataattatgaaataaattgtgaGTTATTGTGTGTACAATATCATTGACCTATCAGAGCAAAAATACCGTAGGCTAAATTTATTTACCTCTTCATTTTGTTTCCTCTTTCTTTCCTCTTCCTTTTCATCATCTGTATCATCTacaaatgatttcttttttctccTTTTCGGTTTTTCTTCCTTGATTCGAACCTGGAATTAAATGTTCGATCGCGTAAGTTTCAAAAGAACGATATCTAAATCACAtcgattgaaaaatgaactcaCTGTTTTCTTCTTTGGTTCCTTGAACCCGTATTGCTGTAAGACGCTGACCATTGACGATTTCGCTTTGTTGTTGCATTTTGATTGTATTAAGGGAAACGTTTTCTCCTTTTTAACGGTAGATTCCTGTTTAAAAAAGAGAAGCAATATGGAAAATTAGCCGACGAGTTAAATTTAGTAGGAGTGACAAGTCAACAGGATATAGGCCTCTGTGTAGATGAAGTGTGTACTGCCTGTAAGCATTGGATAAACTGTTTGTTGATTGATGACAGGTCACAGGGACTTGGATAAAACCAGTATCATCAATGACCAACTCCAGTGCCTCTGTTTTTTATCATAAACAGGGGCACTGGGCCCTGGAGGTGATCATACTCAAAATACTGCCACTGACTGAGACTGAGTGACTGACTGCGGACGTGTGGGTGTTCTGTTTGTTTGATGGTCCACTCCACTTTCAATTGTGACGAGAGTCCCTTAGATTTTACATCTTAGATTTTCTTAGATATTTAGATCttagattttcaaattaaatgtGCTCCATGAAAGCGAACAACCTCGAACATGCATTTCATAATCAATTTGGGGGGTTTAACATTTTTGTAGATATATAGGTACCATGTTTGGTCGTCACGttgatttttggaattttctcTATTCTAGGCCGCCATGTTTCCTGTTGTCAAAACAATCTAAAGCTCGCACTGTGCCCCTAGGGGCACTAGGGCCCTGAACGTGTGAAACACTATCCATATTCGCTTACGGTTGACCGTCCTGTGCTGCCCCTAcgtataacgatagcgggaAAAACGCGAACTAACTCAATGTTCGCTTGCCAGACCCATTTAATGTCCGTAGTGGAGaaactaattaccgatttgcgggccggatcCCGCGAAAATTCACAAACAACGCGGTCTGCAGCAAAATCAACTGGCAACTTTTTCCGTattaaaatttgttttgataaaagta
It includes:
- the LOC141914707 gene encoding uncharacterized protein LOC141914707, with the translated sequence MESTVKKEKTFPLIQSKCNNKAKSSMVSVLQQYGFKEPKKKTVRIKEEKPKRRKKKSFVDDTDDEKEEERKRKQNEEKYLQVHDDLKKLKHYYYHQYMDMLTDKVNKQRQEIKKRSIESENRLQITRLRSKSRLPRLKHKLIHDDSFMRDLPKSYYYQMVKLEENLYKTGKIKNAEDSDAFWENHGRFISDVDGEEEPEEDSGNEPPVMDKPVISTQSRQLSLLEEESSRPGSQEGPRPGWAVTQQAPPKNRKPAIPVQRRTKGGKNRISALNLSSKSATKLDADLIFPKIEMPKLHCFTMDLSKPPPDPIEEAEKFEMKEREFYRQTFVQRLRKMYQLALTNTASTQRIVDKHGMDDLFLFLEGPQLSDIIDETSFKKLSNKSQQRQDDIREEISIDRLETLHPIRTILEERESEICSSNGSMKQQVSEREFDEIDEKEEQVLPQHLTYNAMINGAKIIEAKCPSSFWINYAKDVPVKT